In Populus nigra chromosome 1, ddPopNigr1.1, whole genome shotgun sequence, one genomic interval encodes:
- the LOC133700160 gene encoding transcription factor RSL2-like yields the protein MEPIGATAEGEWSSQSGMFTSEEADFMEQLLVNFPPNQVDSSSSFGVPSSFWPNHESTMNMEGANECLLYSLDIADTNLYHFSQVSSGYSGGGSILFPNSSGESYYLSDSHPVLANTNSSMSMDFCMGDSYVVGGDDFSNQELSNGNVEESGGNQTVAALPEPESNLQPKRESKMPASELPLEDKSRKPPENSKKRSRRTGDAQKNKRNVRSKKSQKVASTSNNDEESNGGLNGPVSSGCCSEDESNDSQEPNGGASSSLSSKGTTTLNSSGKTRASKGAATDPQSLYARKRRERINERLRILQNLVPNGTKVDISTMLEEAVQYVKFLQLQIKLLSSEDLWMYAPIAYNGMDLGLDHLKLTTPRR from the exons ATGGAGCCTATTGGAGCCACTGCGGAGGGAGAGTGGAGTTCTCAAAGTGGAATGTTCACAAGTGAGGAGGCTGATTTCATGGAACAGTTGCTTGTCAACTTTCCTCCTAATCAGGTTGATTCAAGTTCAAGCTTTGGAGTTCCATCTAGTTTTTGGCCTAACCATGAATCAACAATGAACATGGAAGGGGCCAATGAATGTTTATTGTATTCTTTGGATATTGCTGATACTAATCTGTACCATTTTTCACAAGTGAGCAGTGGTTATAGTGGTGGTGGTAGCATTCTTTTTCCCAACTCAAGTGGAGAAAGCTACTACCTGAGTGATTCTCACCCAGTTTTGGCAAACACTAATAGTTCCATGTCAATGGATTTTTGCATGGGAGACTCGTATGTTGTTGGTGGCGATGACTTCTCAAACCAAGAATTGAGCAATGGAAATGTGGAAGAGTCTGGTGGAAACCAGACTGTAGCTGCTCTTCCTGAACCTGAAAGCAATTTGCAACCCAAGAGAGAATCAAAGATGCCAGCATCTGAACTACCCCTGGAAGATAAAAGCAGAAAGCCACCTGAGAATTCCAAGAAAAGATCACGACGTACGGGAGAT GCCCAAAAGAACAAGAGGAATGTAAGGTCAAAGAAGAGCCAGAAGGTTGCCTCGACTAGCAACAATGATGAAGAAAGCAATGGTGGCCTTAATGGTCCTGTCTCAAGCGGTTGCTGCTCAGAGGATGAATCCAATGACTCCCAGGAGCCCAATGGAGGAGCGAGTTCAAGTTTGAGCTCAAAAGGGACAACAACTCTCAACTCAAGTGGCAAAACAAGAGCCAGTAAGGGGGCAGCCACTGATCCCCAGAGCCTCTATGCAAGG aaaagaagagagagaataaaTGAGAGGCTGAGAATTCTACAAAACCTTGTCCCCAATGGAACAAAG GTTGACATTAGCACAATGCTTGAAGAGGCTGTCCAGTATGTGAAGTTTTTGCAACTCCAAATTAAG CTGCTAAGCTCTGAAGACCTGTGGATGTATGCTCCTATCGCGTACAATGGTATGGACCTCGGTCTTGATCATCTGAAGCTTACCACACCAAGACGATAG
- the LOC133699598 gene encoding probable beta-D-xylosidase 5 isoform X2 — protein MKIQLFLALLLSSLLIVPCFAQNFACDKNIPETSQFPFCNTSLSYENRAKDLISRLTLQEKAQQLGNHAAGISRLGVPAYEWWSEALHGVASVGYGVHFNATVPGATSFPAVILSAASFNTTLWFKMGQVVSTEARAMYNVGLAGLTYWSPTINVFRDPRWGRGQETPGEDPLVVSKYAVNYVRGLQEVGEEGNSTGNRLKVSSCCKHYTAYDLDKWKGVDRFHFDAKVTKQDLEDTFQPPFRSCVEEGRVSSVMCSYNRVNGIPTCADPDLLKGVIREQWNLDGYIVSDCDSIEVYYDKIKYTATPEDAVTLALKAGLNMNCGDFLPRYTENAVKLNKIEESIVDQALIYNYIVLMRLGFFDGDPKLHPFGNLGPSDVCTEEHQELALDAAKQGIVLLDNKGALPLSKNATKNMAVIGPNGNATMAMISIYAGIPCEYTTPLQGLQKYISSVTYAAGCPFVNCTDESLAGPATTAAATADVVVLVMGLDQSIEQEDLDRENLILPGYQEKLVKDVANATNGTVILVIMSASPVDISFAKNESKVGGILWVGYPGQAGGDAIAQVIFGDHNPAGRSPFTWYPKEYSDQVPMTNMNLRANASDNFPGRTYRFYTGKPLYEFGHGLSYSTFSKFVISAPSTLLVPLKSSLNPSGIPSVYSSKQDPYPNGQAIDVSSVNCTNLQLVLVIGVRNNGPMNGDRVVLIFWKPPKSAEITGPPNMQLAAFDRVHVKKGNTNNITLAVDVCKGLSLVDSEGQRKLVMGQHTFIIGSPSGHQVRYHLIVRLAQNGREKKKVMEGLIPFLLHSIKKQKPHNSYRSLSMGSSRGYRLLMGGEGESVSGSSHRRTRSDYQPPPVESLELRANLDFLRSGSLRKRSVNSPPMTGRSKFDAYPHQMGKQVNNKANGSKY, from the exons atgaaaatccAACTTTTCCTAGCACTTCTTCTCTCGTCGCTCCTAATAGTCCCTTGTTTCGCTCAGAATTTTGCTTGTGACAAGAACATTCCTGAAACGAGTCAGTTTCCCTTCTGTAACACATCCCTATCATATGAGAACAGAGCCAAGGATCTTATCTCGCGCTTGACGTTACAAGAAAAGGCGCAACAACTAGGAAATCATGCTGCTGGGATTTCCCGTCTAGGCGTCCCTGCTTACGAGTGGTGGTCTGAGGCACTTCATGGCGTGGCAAGTGTCGGTTATGGTGTACATTTTAATGCTACAGTACCAGGTGCCACTAGCTTCCCAGCTGTGATTTTGTCCGCTGCTAGTTTTAATACAACATTATGGTTTAAGATGGGACAAGTGGTGTCAACTGAGGCCCGGGCCATGTATAATGTCGGTTTAGCCGGGTTAACATATTGGAGTCCCACCATTAATGTGTTTCGAGACCCAAGGTGGGGTCGGGGCCAAGAGACACCAGGGGAGGATCCTCTGGTGGTGTCAAAATATGCTGTAAATTATGTTAGGGGCTTGCAAGAAGTTGGCGAGGAAGGAAATTCAACTGGTAATAGACTTAAGGTATCAAGTTGTTGCAAGCATTATACTGCATATGACCTTGACAAATGGAAAGGTGTCGATCGATTTCACTTTGATGCCAAG GTGACAAAGCAGGACCTAGAGGACACATTTCAACCGCCATTTAGGAGCTGTGTGGAGGAGGGTCGTGTGAGCAGTGTGATGTGTTCATATAACAGGGTTAATGGCATTCCTACTTGTGCTGATCCAGACCTGCTTAAAGGGGTTATCAGAGAACAATGGAATCTTGACGG ATATATTGTATCAGATTGTGATTCCATCGAGGTTTATTATGACAAAATCAAATATACAGCCACACCTGAAGATGCAGTAACCCTGGCCTTAAAAGCAG GTTTAAACATGAACTGCGGAGATTTTTTGCCGAGGTATACAGAAAATGCAGTCAAGTTGAACAAAATTGAAGAATCTATTGTAGACCAAGCCTTAATCTACAATTATATAGTCCTAATGAGACTTGGTTTCTTTGACGGGGACCCAAAATTACACCCATTTGGAAATCTTGGACCATCAGATGTATGTACTGAAGAACATCAAGAGCTAGCGCTTGATGCTGCAAAGCAAGGGATAGTCTTGCTAGACAATAAAGGAGCTCTTCCTTTGTCTAAAAACGCCACAAAAAACATGGCTGTTATAGGACCAAATGGTAATGCTACCATGGCTATGATAAGCATCTATGCTGGTATACCTTGTGAATACACTACGCCTTTACAAGGACTGCAGAAGTACATCTCATCTGTCACCTATGCAGCCGGGTGTCCATTCGTGAATTGCACTGATGAATCGCTTGCTGGGCCAGCAACTACGGCTGCTGCTACAGCAGATGTGGTGGTGTTGGTGATGGGGCTTGATCAATCTATAGAGCAAGAGGACTTGGATAGGGAGAACCTGATATTGCCAGGATATCAAGAAAAACTTGTGAAGGATGTGGCTAATGCTACAAATGGAACAGTGATTCTTGTTATAATGTCTGCTAGTCCTGTCGATATCTCTTTTGCCAAGAATGAGAGCAAGGTTGGAGGGATTTTGTGGGTTGGCTACCCTGGTCAAGCTGGAGGAGATGCCATAGCTCAGGTCATATTTGGAGACCACAATCCTG CTGGGAGGTCTCCTTTTACGTGGTATCCAAAAGAGTACTCCGATCAAGTGCCAATGACAAACATGAACCTAAGAGCCAATGCAAGTGATAACTTCCCTGGAAGAACCTACAGGTTCTACACTGGAAAACCATTATATGAGTTTGGCCATGGACTAAGCTACTCAACTTTCTCCAAGTTTGTTATTTCTGCTCCTTCTACCTTACTAGTTCCATTGAAATCTTCTCTTAATCCAAGTGGCATTCCCTCTGTTTATTCCTCCAAACAAGACCCTTATCCTAATGGCCAAGCCATTGATGTTTCGAGTGTAAACTGCACCAATTTGCAACTTGTTCTAGTCATTGGTGTGAGAAACAATGGGCCAATGAATGGAGATCGTGTGGTGCTAATATTTTGGAAGCCACCTAAATCAGCAGAGATAACAGGTCCACCAAATATGCAACTGGCTGCATTTGACAGGGTGCATGTGAAAAAGGGCAACACAAATAATATAACCTTGGCTGTGGATGTGTGCAAGGGACTAAGTCTTGTGGATAGCGAAGGACAGAGGAAGCTGGTAATGGGACAACATACATTTATAATTGGATCTCCGAGTGGGCATCAAGTGAGGTACCATCTCATCGTTAGGCTGGCTCAAAATGGAA gagagaagaaaaaagtgaTGGAAGGTTTGATTCCATTTCTTCTCCATTCAATCAAGAAACAGAAGCCTCATAACAGCTACAGGTCTCTCTCCATGGGGTCGAGCCGTGGCTACCGTTTGTTGATGGGAGGTGAAGGGGAGTCGGTTAGTGGTTCATCTCATCGGCGAACCAGGTCAGACTACCAGCCACCACCCGTGGAGTCTTTGGAGCTGCGGGCCAATTTAGATTTTCTCCGATCTGGGAGCTTGAGGAAACGTTCTGTGAACTCTCCCCCGATGACTGGCCGCTCGAAGTTTGATGCATATCCTCATCAAATGGGCAAGCAAGTGAACAACAAAGCTAACGGTTCGAAGTATTGA
- the LOC133699598 gene encoding probable beta-D-xylosidase 5 isoform X1, translating to MKIQLFLALLLSSLLIVPCFAQNFACDKNIPETSQFPFCNTSLSYENRAKDLISRLTLQEKAQQLGNHAAGISRLGVPAYEWWSEALHGVASVGYGVHFNATVPGATSFPAVILSAASFNTTLWFKMGQVVSTEARAMYNVGLAGLTYWSPTINVFRDPRWGRGQETPGEDPLVVSKYAVNYVRGLQEVGEEGNSTGNRLKVSSCCKHYTAYDLDKWKGVDRFHFDAKVTKQDLEDTFQPPFRSCVEEGRVSSVMCSYNRVNGIPTCADPDLLKGVIREQWNLDGYIVSDCDSIEVYYDKIKYTATPEDAVTLALKAGLNMNCGDFLPRYTENAVKLNKIEESIVDQALIYNYIVLMRLGFFDGDPKLHPFGNLGPSDVCTEEHQELALDAAKQGIVLLDNKGALPLSKNATKNMAVIGPNGNATMAMISIYAGIPCEYTTPLQGLQKYISSVTYAAGCPFVNCTDESLAGPATTAAATADVVVLVMGLDQSIEQEDLDRENLILPGYQEKLVKDVANATNGTVILVIMSASPVDISFAKNESKVGGILWVGYPGQAGGDAIAQVIFGDHNPAGRSPFTWYPKEYSDQVPMTNMNLRANASDNFPGRTYRFYTGKPLYEFGHGLSYSTFSKFVISAPSTLLVPLKSSLNPSGIPSVYSSKQDPYPNGQAIDVSSVNCTNLQLVLVIGVRNNGPMNGDRVVLIFWKPPKSAEITGPPNMQLAAFDRVHVKKGNTNNITLAVDVCKGLSLVDSEGQRKLVMGQHTFIIGSPSGHQVRYHLIVRLAQNGSMGGFTYM from the exons atgaaaatccAACTTTTCCTAGCACTTCTTCTCTCGTCGCTCCTAATAGTCCCTTGTTTCGCTCAGAATTTTGCTTGTGACAAGAACATTCCTGAAACGAGTCAGTTTCCCTTCTGTAACACATCCCTATCATATGAGAACAGAGCCAAGGATCTTATCTCGCGCTTGACGTTACAAGAAAAGGCGCAACAACTAGGAAATCATGCTGCTGGGATTTCCCGTCTAGGCGTCCCTGCTTACGAGTGGTGGTCTGAGGCACTTCATGGCGTGGCAAGTGTCGGTTATGGTGTACATTTTAATGCTACAGTACCAGGTGCCACTAGCTTCCCAGCTGTGATTTTGTCCGCTGCTAGTTTTAATACAACATTATGGTTTAAGATGGGACAAGTGGTGTCAACTGAGGCCCGGGCCATGTATAATGTCGGTTTAGCCGGGTTAACATATTGGAGTCCCACCATTAATGTGTTTCGAGACCCAAGGTGGGGTCGGGGCCAAGAGACACCAGGGGAGGATCCTCTGGTGGTGTCAAAATATGCTGTAAATTATGTTAGGGGCTTGCAAGAAGTTGGCGAGGAAGGAAATTCAACTGGTAATAGACTTAAGGTATCAAGTTGTTGCAAGCATTATACTGCATATGACCTTGACAAATGGAAAGGTGTCGATCGATTTCACTTTGATGCCAAG GTGACAAAGCAGGACCTAGAGGACACATTTCAACCGCCATTTAGGAGCTGTGTGGAGGAGGGTCGTGTGAGCAGTGTGATGTGTTCATATAACAGGGTTAATGGCATTCCTACTTGTGCTGATCCAGACCTGCTTAAAGGGGTTATCAGAGAACAATGGAATCTTGACGG ATATATTGTATCAGATTGTGATTCCATCGAGGTTTATTATGACAAAATCAAATATACAGCCACACCTGAAGATGCAGTAACCCTGGCCTTAAAAGCAG GTTTAAACATGAACTGCGGAGATTTTTTGCCGAGGTATACAGAAAATGCAGTCAAGTTGAACAAAATTGAAGAATCTATTGTAGACCAAGCCTTAATCTACAATTATATAGTCCTAATGAGACTTGGTTTCTTTGACGGGGACCCAAAATTACACCCATTTGGAAATCTTGGACCATCAGATGTATGTACTGAAGAACATCAAGAGCTAGCGCTTGATGCTGCAAAGCAAGGGATAGTCTTGCTAGACAATAAAGGAGCTCTTCCTTTGTCTAAAAACGCCACAAAAAACATGGCTGTTATAGGACCAAATGGTAATGCTACCATGGCTATGATAAGCATCTATGCTGGTATACCTTGTGAATACACTACGCCTTTACAAGGACTGCAGAAGTACATCTCATCTGTCACCTATGCAGCCGGGTGTCCATTCGTGAATTGCACTGATGAATCGCTTGCTGGGCCAGCAACTACGGCTGCTGCTACAGCAGATGTGGTGGTGTTGGTGATGGGGCTTGATCAATCTATAGAGCAAGAGGACTTGGATAGGGAGAACCTGATATTGCCAGGATATCAAGAAAAACTTGTGAAGGATGTGGCTAATGCTACAAATGGAACAGTGATTCTTGTTATAATGTCTGCTAGTCCTGTCGATATCTCTTTTGCCAAGAATGAGAGCAAGGTTGGAGGGATTTTGTGGGTTGGCTACCCTGGTCAAGCTGGAGGAGATGCCATAGCTCAGGTCATATTTGGAGACCACAATCCTG CTGGGAGGTCTCCTTTTACGTGGTATCCAAAAGAGTACTCCGATCAAGTGCCAATGACAAACATGAACCTAAGAGCCAATGCAAGTGATAACTTCCCTGGAAGAACCTACAGGTTCTACACTGGAAAACCATTATATGAGTTTGGCCATGGACTAAGCTACTCAACTTTCTCCAAGTTTGTTATTTCTGCTCCTTCTACCTTACTAGTTCCATTGAAATCTTCTCTTAATCCAAGTGGCATTCCCTCTGTTTATTCCTCCAAACAAGACCCTTATCCTAATGGCCAAGCCATTGATGTTTCGAGTGTAAACTGCACCAATTTGCAACTTGTTCTAGTCATTGGTGTGAGAAACAATGGGCCAATGAATGGAGATCGTGTGGTGCTAATATTTTGGAAGCCACCTAAATCAGCAGAGATAACAGGTCCACCAAATATGCAACTGGCTGCATTTGACAGGGTGCATGTGAAAAAGGGCAACACAAATAATATAACCTTGGCTGTGGATGTGTGCAAGGGACTAAGTCTTGTGGATAGCGAAGGACAGAGGAAGCTGGTAATGGGACAACATACATTTATAATTGGATCTCCGAGTGGGCATCAAGTGAGGTACCATCTCATCGTTAGGCTGGCTCAAAATGGAAGCATGGGAGGATTCACATATATGTAA
- the LOC133700153 gene encoding vacuolar-sorting receptor 3-like yields MVMVLRRSSLSLFLGFLLISLIAPRSIARFVVEKNSLRVTSPDKIKGTYDSAIGNFGIPQYGGSMAGAVVYPKDNKKGCKEFDGFGISFQSKPGALPTFVLVDRGDCFFALKVWNAQKAGASAVLVADDMEEPLITMDTPAEDVSSAQYIENITIPSALIEKSFSETLKKALSNGDMVNVNLDWREAVPHPDDRVEYELWTNSNDECGVKCDMLMEFVKDFRGAAQILEKGGYTQFTPHYITWYCPQAFTLSRQCKSQCINHGRYCAPDPEQDFSSGYDGKDVVLENLRQLCVFKVANETKKPWVWWDYVTDFQIRCPMKEKKYNKECADAVIKSLGLDGKKIDKCMGDANANSDNPVLKEEQDAQVGKGTRGDVTILPTLVVNNRQYRGKLEKGAVLKALCSGFEETTEPAVCLSGDVETNECLDNNGGCWQDKIANITACRDTFRGRVCECPLVDGVQFKGDGYKNCEVSGSGRCKINNGGCWHESRDGHTFSACLDVDGGKCQCPPGFKGDGVKSCVDVDECKERKACQCPACSCKDTWGSYECSCSGDLLYIRDHDTCISKSGTEVKSAWTVVWVIFIGLAMVAGGGYLVYKHKLRSYMDSEIRAIMAQYMPLDSQAEVPNHVHEERA; encoded by the exons ATGGTAATGGTGCTAAGGAGATCGTCTTTGAGTctctttttagggtttttgctGATTTCTTTGATAGCACCAAGATCTATAGCTAGatttgttgttgaaaaaaacAGTTTGAGGGTTACATCACCAGATAAAATAAAGGGTACTTATGATAGTGCAATTGGGAATTTTGGGATACCCCAATATGGAGGTAGTATGGCAGGTGCTGTTGTGTATccaaaagataataaaaagggTTGCAAAGAGTTTGATGGATTTGGGATTTCGTTTCAGTCGAAGCCTGGTGCTTTACCCACTTTTGTCTTGGTGGATCGTGGAG ATTGCTTCTTCGCTTTGAAGGTCTGGAATGCCCAGAAGGCTGGGGCTTCTGCAGTTCTTGTTGCAGATGACATGGAGGAACCATTAATAACCATGGACACACCTGCAGAGGACGTTTCATCTGCACAATACATTGAGAACATAACAATACCTTCTGCTCTTATTGAGAAAAGCTTTAGTGAAACGTTAAAGAAGGCACTTAGCAATGGGGATATGGTAAATGTGAATCTTGATTGGAGAGAAGCTGTTCCGCACCCAGATGATCGTGTGGAGTATGAGCTATGGACCAACAGCAATGATGAATGTGGGGTTAAGTGTGACATGTTGATGGAATTCGTGAAAGACTTTAGGGGTGCAGCACAGATACTTGAGAAAGGTGGTTACACTCAGTTTACACCCCATTACATTACTTGGTATTGCCCTCAAGCATTCACCTTGAGCAGGCAGTGCAAGTCTCAGTGTATAAATCATGGAAGATATTGTGCTCCTGATCCTGAACAAGACTTTAGCTCAGGTTATGACGGGAAAGATGTTGTTCTTGAAAATTTAAGACAGCTATGTGTTTTTAAAGTGGCAAATGAGACCAAAAAACCTTGGGTGTGGTGGGATTACGTGACTGATTTTCAAATTAGATGTCCCATGAAGGAGAAGAAGTACAACAAAGAATGTGCTGATGCTGTAATCAAATCTCTAG GGCTCGATGGTAAAAAGATTGATAAGTGTATGGGAGACGCAAATGCTAACTCTGACAACCCAGTTTTGAAAGAAGAGCAAGATGCCCAG GTTGGAAAAGGAACAAGGGGTGATGTAACCATTTTGCCCACCCTTGTTGTCAACAATCGTCAATATCGAG GAAAGTTGGAGAAAGGTGCTGTTCTAAAGGCTCTATGCTCTGGTTTCGAGGAAACAACAGAGCCTGCTGTTTGTTTGAGTGGTG ATGTGGAGACAAATGAGTGCTTGGACAATAACGGGGGTTGCTGGCAAGATAAAATAGCCAACATTACAGCCTGCAGG GACACGTTTCGTGGGAGAGTATGTGAGTGTCCTCTTGTTGATGGCGTGCAGTTCAAAGGAGATGGTTACAAGAACTGTGAAG TGAGTGGATCTGGGAGGTGCAAGATTAACAATGGGGGCTGTTGGCATGAATCCCGGGACGGACATACCTTCTCTGCTTGTTTG GATGTTGATGGTGGTAAATGCCAGTGTCCTCCAGGATTTAAAGGTGATGGTGTGAAAAGTTGTGTCG ATGTTGATGAGTGCAAAGAGAGAAAAGCCTGTCAGTGCCCTGCATGTAGTTGCAAAGATACTTGGGGAAGCTATGAATGCTCTTGCAGTGGGGATCTTCTTTATATCAGAGACCATGATACCTGCATAA GTAAGAGTGGCACTGAAGTGAAATCAGCATGGACTGTGGTTTGGGTCATATTTATAGGCCTGGCGATGGTTGCTGGTGGAGGATATCTTGTCTACAAACATAAATTGAGG TCATACATGGACTCAGAGATAAGAGCTATCATGGCACAGTACATGCCTCTGGACAGTCAAGCAGAAGTTCCAAACCATGTCCATGAGGAGCgggcatga
- the LOC133674374 gene encoding uncharacterized protein LOC133674374: MAELKSGVLVKFLQEMDVDGNTIRDCKPVLLQIRSIIPVLREGNLWPNQGFFLKISDLTHALYVSLPQEQDELILYDKLHLGQFMYVEKLEAAYPVPMLRGIKPLPGRHPCYGNPKELLSIDNLKNFLGVSSLETMVEDCIEVPKKTETEKPRSLSVPKVSAYEGTDYKTGGLSCITDQGGNDMVRKPGVGSRSISASIISSREGMPGRATNYRPHKMEVESALSQKPKKSGAGSNYKGLARHKSTNAYEDSDMESTMSFTSTSSTFKRRSWHGREAPAVDISDTPIDKNDLGMDNRSSRLSISPINSLKYDSSDDNSSSRSKRTVVSLSTKSSKISSKGSRISVPGKISEDSVERKVNFSSLNNKNSTGTNISCDFLPSTLVKLGQEVSRQRDIAVLAAVDALQEASAAERLLKCLSFMHEGFCMTGMNLFTRLATNLPSPTFLSTYSQLLKAKGNDQQLSVDKFFTLQDDLNNTRLILHSLTSMGQRRTADTDPNAPDAVGEALRLALDRKQNATSWTKAAVASDLNPISDHSKTKTLFLEATCAEKSSTKSIRGKRKGGLMARKQVSNDELYAGLALDMDKQPDWVKGSASPVCAELANSLNDESRTWFLSNLEEYLDWVSSKTNSRKSDSQVAEMMFMIKRVNDWVDNVRRKDGSTLKDSELEACGRVRNKIYEILLKHVERTCQESNG; the protein is encoded by the exons ATGGCAGAGTTGAAATCTGGGGTTCTTGTGAAGTTTCTTCAAGAAATGGATGTTGATGGAAACACAATACGCGATTGTAAACCTGTGTTGTTACAGATTAGAAGTATAATTCCTGTGTTAAGAGAAGGTAATCTTTGGCCTAATCAAGGATTCTTTTTGAAGATCTCGGATTTGACACATGCATTGTATGTTTCATTGCCTCAAGAACAAGATGAATTGATTCTATATGACAAATTGCATCTTGGGCAATTCATGTATGTGGAGAAATTGGAGGCTGCATATCCAGTTCCAATGCTCAGAGGCATTAAGCCTCTTCCAGGAAGGCATCCATGTTATGGGAATCCTAAAGAACTTCTCTCGAttgataatttgaaaaactttCTTGGTGTATCTAGTTTGGAGACTATGGTTGAGGATTGCATTGAGGTACCGAAGAAGACAGAAACAGAAAAGCCTCGATCTTTAAGTGTTCCGAAAGTAAGTGCATATGAAGGGACAGATTATAAAACCGGGGGCCTTAGTTGCATTACTGATCAAGGTGGTAATGATATGGTAAGGAAACCAGGCGTAGGATCTCGCTCCATTAGTGCTTCAATAATAAGCTCACGTGAAGGAATGCCTGGAAGGGCAACGAATTACAGGCCTCACAAGATGGAAGTTGAGAGTGCCTTGAGTCAAAAGCCTAAAAAGAGTGGTGCTGGAAGCAATTATAAGGGACTTGCGAGACATAAATCCACGAATGCTTATGAAGATAGTGATATGGAAAGTACAATGTCATTCACCTCTACATCATCAACATTCAAGAGAAGAAGCTGGCATGGTAGGGAAGCTCCAGCAGTTGATATTTCTGACACCCCTATTGACAAGAATGATTTGGGGATGGATAATAGAAGCAGCAGACTTTCT ATTTCGCCAATTAATTCGTTAAAGTATGATAGCTCTGATGACAATTCAAGCTCCAGATCGAAGAGAACAGTTGTTAGCTTATCTACAAAATCATCCAAGATTTCCAGCAAGGGTAGTCGTATCTCAGTGCCAGGAAAAATAAGTGAAGATTCTGTTGAGAGAAAAGTGAATTTCAGTTcgttaaacaataaaaactcgACAGGCACTAACATATCATGCGATTTCCTTCCCTCAACTCTGGTGAAACTTGGCCAG GAGGTGTCAAGACAAAGAGACATTGCTGTGCTTGCTGCTGTTGACGCTTTGCAAGAGGCTTCTGCTGCTGAGAGATTGCTCAAATGCCTAAG CTTCATGCATGAAGGTTTCTGCATGACAGGAATGAACTTATTTACCCGTCTGGCA ACTAACCTTCCTTCTCCCACTTTTCTCAGCACATACTCCCAGCTTCTGAAGGCGAAGGGGAATGATCAGCAACTATCAGTTGACAAATTCTTTACTCTTCAAGATGACTTGAATAATACCAGGTTAATTTTGCATTCACTAACGAGTATGGGTCAACGAAGAACAGCTGATACCGATCCAAATGCCCCTGATGCTGTTGGGGAAGCACTAAGACTCGCATTAGACAGAAAGCAAAACGCGACTTCATGGACTAAAGCTGCCGTGGCATCAGATCTCAACCCTATTTCTGATCACAGCAAAACCAAAACTCTTTTTCTAGAGGCTACGTGTGCAGAAAAATCATCAACTAAATCCATTCGTGGCAAACGTAAAGGGGGCTTGATGGCTAGGAAACAGGTAAGCAATGATGAATTGTATGCTGGGTTGGCACTTGACATGGACAAGCAACCAGATTGGGTGAAAGGGAGTGCTTCACCTGTATGTGCTGAACTAGCAAATTCCTTGAACGATGAAAGTAGAACATGGTTTTTGAGTAACCTTGAGGAATATTTAGATTGGGTCAGTAGCAAAACAAATTCCAGAAAGTCTGATAGCCAGGTAGCTGAAATGATGTTCATGATCAAGAGAGTGAATGACTGGGTAGATAATGTAAGACGCAAAGACGGTTCCACATTGAAGGATTCTGAATTAGAAGCTTGCGGGCGGGTGAGGAACAAAATATATGAGATACTGTTGAAGCATGTTGAGAGAACCTGTCAAGAATCCAATGGTTGA